DNA from Thermoplasma acidophilum DSM 1728:
ATATCATTTGCGACCTCGGAAGACATTATCAAAGAGGGACTTGAAAGGCTGGTCAAATTTATGCACACATTATGATTACTAATAGTAATTATTTATAACAAAATTATTAATATTAATACAAGGATTGCCGCAAGTGAAAGTCACAGCATCGGCTCCATGTTCTTCTGCAAATCTCGGATCTGGATTCGATACGCTCGCCATTGCACTGGACGCGTTCCACGATAGAGTCACGATCAGCGATCATGATGGTTTTAAACTTACCGGCGAGGGCATTCCGCTTGATCCGGAAAGAAATACGGCCGGTCTCGCCGCGATAGCACTTCTTGACGAACTCGGTCTGGAACGGGACATTGAGATAAGGATAGAAAAGGGAGTGCCAAAGGGTCTAGGCCTTGGAAGCAGTGGCGCAAGTGCCGCAGCGGCCGTGAAAGCCTTAGATGCCTACTTCGGCCTCGGGCTGACCCAGGAGGAAATGATAGGCTATGCTATGATCGGTGAAATAGCATCATCCGGAAGTCCGCATCCGGACAACGTCTCAGCGTCCATCATCGGTGGGCTCGTCCTTGTGACGCATGATGATGACTTAAGGGCATCCAGGATAAATATATCTGGAGATTACAGGTTTCTAGTTGCCATACCTGATCTCTTTACGGAGAATAAAACCAGGGCAGCAAGACAGATGCTCCCAAGATCCATTCCGCTGGATAGCTATTCCAAGGCCTTAGGGCGTACAGCATCTCTTATAGCTGGCTTGATGTCAGGAAACAGAAATCTAATTAGGGTAGGCATGAACGACGACATTGTGGAGCCTTCTAGGATCTCGCTCTTTCCCTACTATTACGATATGAAGCGTATGGCGTTGGCAAATGAAGCTGTGGCCGCTGCTGTCAGCGGTGCCGGACCGTCCATTCTCATGGTGTGCGATGAAATGTCAGATATGGATTCGATAAGAGCAGGAATCAGTGAAATCTTTTCAAGATATAATATTACGGGGCGTGTAATAGAGGCAAGGATGTCTGGTGGTGCGTTTGTCGAAGGATCTCCAGTTTCCGATTAGGGATAGTTTCGATAGAAATGCGTTTTCTGTTAACTTTCCAATATATGCGACTACGGCCTACAGGTCTCCAGAGGGTGATCATTTCCGCTATTCCAGGGAGAATAATCCCACTGTGGAGGAGCTGGCAAGGCAGATATCTCTGCTTGAAGGTTCACAGTTAGCCGCATGCTTCTCATCCGGCATGGGATCTATATCAACCGTTTTTCTCTCCCTGCTGAAACCAGGAGACGGCCTGGTGTTGCCTATGGATGTTTTTGGAAGAACGTATCTTTTTGCAAAGGACTTTCTATCAAGATTC
Protein-coding regions in this window:
- a CDS encoding homoserine kinase translates to MKVTASAPCSSANLGSGFDTLAIALDAFHDRVTISDHDGFKLTGEGIPLDPERNTAGLAAIALLDELGLERDIEIRIEKGVPKGLGLGSSGASAAAAVKALDAYFGLGLTQEEMIGYAMIGEIASSGSPHPDNVSASIIGGLVLVTHDDDLRASRINISGDYRFLVAIPDLFTENKTRAARQMLPRSIPLDSYSKALGRTASLIAGLMSGNRNLIRVGMNDDIVEPSRISLFPYYYDMKRMALANEAVAAAVSGAGPSILMVCDEMSDMDSIRAGISEIFSRYNITGRVIEARMSGGAFVEGSPVSD